In one window of Kitasatospora sp. MMS16-BH015 DNA:
- a CDS encoding CDP-alcohol phosphatidyltransferase family protein has protein sequence MTVTDPETLVGLGEDEETDLRRRRWARDRELRAPRSPQHLSTADFLTLGNAVCGFLAIYSITTGVLMPHLTGETSSPNRNSAATAVTLLLIGSMCDLFDGLVARKLRSSALGAELDNLADLISFGIAPAYFVAVWGIVSPDSNQQLSAFIALTVLLAVVLRLARFSAVKMRPGVFQGMPCPMGAMTVIAIVLLDPPMLIGLAMIFGVAYLMVSRIEYPKPQGLLATATLCWIVVSIGCLAAWAAGLPGGDTLMHIGAIAQITLAAMAPLLVIRRKVGQKVGDVRARRAESRGC, from the coding sequence TTGACCGTGACTGATCCTGAGACCCTCGTCGGCCTGGGTGAGGACGAGGAGACGGACCTGCGCCGCCGCCGCTGGGCGCGCGACCGCGAGCTCCGTGCTCCCCGTTCGCCCCAGCACCTGTCCACCGCCGACTTCCTGACCCTGGGCAACGCCGTCTGCGGCTTCCTGGCGATCTACTCGATCACCACCGGGGTCCTGATGCCGCACCTCACCGGGGAGACCTCCTCGCCGAACCGCAACAGCGCCGCCACCGCGGTGACGCTGCTGCTGATCGGCTCGATGTGTGACCTCTTCGACGGGCTGGTGGCGCGCAAGCTCCGCTCCTCCGCCCTGGGCGCGGAGCTGGACAACCTGGCCGACCTGATCTCCTTCGGGATCGCGCCGGCGTACTTCGTGGCCGTCTGGGGCATCGTCTCCCCGGACAGCAACCAGCAGCTCTCGGCGTTCATCGCGCTGACGGTGCTGCTCGCGGTCGTCCTGCGGCTCGCCCGGTTCTCGGCCGTCAAGATGCGGCCGGGGGTCTTCCAGGGCATGCCCTGCCCGATGGGGGCCATGACGGTCATCGCGATCGTGCTGCTCGACCCGCCGATGCTGATCGGGCTGGCGATGATCTTCGGCGTCGCGTACCTGATGGTCTCGCGGATCGAGTACCCGAAGCCGCAGGGCCTGCTGGCCACCGCCACCCTCTGCTGGATCGTGGTCTCGATCGGCTGCCTGGCGGCCTGGGCCGCCGGCCTGCCGGGCGGCGACACGCTGATGCACATCGGCGCGATCGCGCAGATCACGCTGGCCGCGATGGCCCCGCTGCTGGTGATCCGCCGCAAGGTGGGGCAGAAGGTCGGGGACGTGCGGGCACGCCGCGCGGAGTCGCGCGGCTGCTGA